From the genome of Caldisericota bacterium, one region includes:
- a CDS encoding NifB/NifX family molybdenum-iron cluster-binding protein yields the protein MKICFTADESNDLESVLSYHFGHCPYYVIVDVDGNVVENVRSIRNPMVNEHNPGDLPAFMKEQGINVIITGGMGSKAQQYFEGYEIKPVTGAHGRVKDVLEEYLHGKVSYGAAKAVEPCEHKKEENDKVEQLKKEVAALREQLAELKSTLKGVEEKLK from the coding sequence ATGAAAATTTGTTTTACTGCAGATGAATCAAATGATTTAGAGAGTGTGCTCAGTTATCACTTTGGACACTGTCCTTACTATGTTATCGTTGATGTCGACGGGAATGTAGTAGAAAATGTAAGATCTATACGCAATCCAATGGTAAATGAGCACAATCCCGGAGACTTACCTGCGTTTATGAAAGAACAAGGAATTAATGTAATTATTACGGGTGGTATGGGATCTAAAGCGCAGCAGTATTTTGAAGGTTATGAAATTAAACCAGTTACAGGTGCTCATGGAAGAGTAAAAGATGTACTGGAAGAATATCTGCACGGTAAAGTAAGTTATGGAGCTGCTAAAGCAGTAGAACCTTGTGAGCATAAAAAAGAAGAAAATGATAAAGTAGAACAACTAAAAAAGGAAGTTGCAGCTTTAAGAGAACAATTAGCCGAATTAAAATCTACTCTAAAAGGAGTCGAAGAAAAACTAAAATAA
- the rbfA gene encoding 30S ribosome-binding factor RbfA, whose translation MSKLRQARIESAIKREVSKYLLELDDSRLRGITITYVDLSSDLHYAKIYFTAINNEDRSQEILDTLSHASKRIQKDIAHRLKSMRHVPLISFHFDLSIQKGDEVINILNKIKEELQNKEEQNNEKPPTN comes from the coding sequence ATGAGCAAACTAAGACAAGCCCGAATAGAATCGGCAATAAAAAGAGAAGTTTCAAAATATTTACTTGAATTGGATGACTCGAGATTGAGAGGTATTACTATCACATATGTCGATCTCTCCAGCGATCTTCATTATGCAAAAATTTATTTCACTGCAATCAACAACGAAGATAGAAGCCAGGAAATTTTAGATACTCTCTCGCATGCCTCAAAAAGAATACAAAAGGATATAGCTCATAGACTAAAATCTATGAGACACGTCCCACTTATTTCGTTTCATTTTGACCTCTCAATACAAAAAGGAGACGAAGTGATCAATATACTCAATAAGATTAAAGAAGAACTACAAAATAAGGAAGAACAAAATAATGAAAAACCACCAACTAATTGA
- a CDS encoding YIP1 family protein, which translates to MNTMFELIWLTITHPKEAFKRIREKKPLYAALIFLLIYGLVSIVAGYIAGKNNLNLLPQIADSEIAPYIGEFSKNLNNLISAYFSSMFFFAFGLITPYLTTFISTAIYDLIAQFFVKKGAGITLFIAWSFAAIPMLVYKVLNLTTLALFSYSLPIYIELIFIIWSLYMYITAIKETYEINTGLSIGVYLTPVIVIFVLLAIYMALLFPLISKYLLSMAPGII; encoded by the coding sequence ATGAATACAATGTTTGAATTAATCTGGTTAACAATAACGCATCCAAAAGAAGCGTTTAAGCGCATAAGAGAGAAAAAACCATTATATGCCGCATTAATATTTCTCCTTATCTATGGTTTAGTCTCAATAGTTGCTGGCTACATTGCAGGTAAAAACAATCTTAATCTGCTCCCACAAATAGCTGACAGTGAAATTGCTCCATACATTGGTGAGTTTTCAAAGAACTTAAACAACCTTATTAGCGCATACTTTTCCTCCATGTTCTTTTTTGCTTTTGGGCTCATTACCCCGTACTTAACCACTTTTATTTCAACTGCAATTTACGATTTAATTGCTCAGTTCTTTGTAAAAAAAGGGGCTGGCATTACGTTATTTATTGCATGGAGCTTCGCTGCCATACCAATGCTTGTATATAAAGTACTTAATCTTACTACTCTTGCTCTCTTTAGTTATAGTTTGCCAATATACATCGAGCTAATTTTTATTATATGGAGTCTGTATATGTATATAACAGCAATTAAAGAAACGTATGAAATAAACACAGGATTATCTATCGGCGTCTACTTAACCCCGGTTATAGTAATTTTTGTGTTGCTTGCAATATACATGGCTCTACTATTTCCTTTAATTAGCAAATATTTACTATCAATGGCCCCGGGAATTATTTAA
- a CDS encoding permease, whose amino-acid sequence MKILKKYLFEVLVTITYIVLLFLFPQKTFIAFKEGILLLIKMIPIFICVMFFSSFIAVFLSPKTIQRYMGKETGFKGVVLGAILGTFIVGPLWVLFPLFNTFLKKGARLAVVGAMIGTFAIKTPWIPYAASFLGWPFITVTVVLTLSYGILEGILIEKILKSI is encoded by the coding sequence ATGAAAATACTAAAAAAATACTTATTTGAAGTTTTGGTTACAATAACCTATATTGTATTGCTCTTTCTATTTCCCCAGAAGACTTTTATTGCTTTTAAAGAAGGAATACTTCTCCTGATTAAAATGATTCCTATTTTTATTTGTGTAATGTTTTTTTCTTCCTTCATTGCAGTATTTCTCTCACCAAAGACAATACAGCGTTATATGGGAAAAGAGACGGGATTCAAGGGGGTTGTGCTGGGTGCAATTTTGGGCACTTTTATTGTCGGCCCACTCTGGGTACTCTTTCCCCTGTTTAATACATTTTTAAAAAAGGGAGCACGTCTCGCAGTAGTTGGTGCTATGATAGGTACATTTGCAATAAAAACTCCCTGGATTCCTTATGCTGCAAGCTTTCTTGGATGGCCTTTCATTACAGTAACTGTTGTACTAACACTGAGTTATGGTATATTGGAAGGCATTCTAATAGAAAAAATACTCAAATCTATATAA
- a CDS encoding bifunctional oligoribonuclease/PAP phosphatase NrnA: MKNHQLIEIGNVLKKYSSFALFSHANADGDAFGSILGLGMSLKLLGKKVSYFLPEPVPKAYAFLKDYDLINATHLNHNDVGILLDSSDIGRIDQLGDHFKSFKVTVNIDHHETNDYFATYNYMDKNAPSTTCIILKLIEDMQLPLNSDISNALYVGLLTDTGSFHYANTTINAFLTATKLVKYGADPSSMAKKIFEEETLAHLKLIGVALGRMSLRNKIVFSYVTYADMKSLNASEEDAEGIINLVRKYKDADVAILFKEVGNKVIRVSLRSKRKNINVQDIAVLFNGGGHAAASGCTLHGDLHEAMEQLLSKAEILIKDAAKNK, from the coding sequence ATGAAAAACCACCAACTAATTGAAATCGGCAATGTGTTAAAAAAATATAGCAGTTTTGCATTATTCAGTCATGCAAATGCTGATGGCGATGCATTCGGCTCTATACTCGGTCTTGGTATGTCATTAAAACTCCTTGGCAAAAAAGTTTCTTATTTTCTGCCTGAGCCAGTACCAAAGGCGTACGCATTCCTTAAGGACTACGATTTAATTAATGCGACCCATTTAAATCATAATGATGTTGGCATACTATTAGATTCATCGGATATAGGAAGAATAGATCAGCTCGGCGATCATTTTAAATCTTTTAAGGTAACAGTAAATATTGATCACCATGAAACGAATGATTACTTTGCAACCTACAACTATATGGACAAGAATGCCCCCTCTACTACATGCATTATATTAAAACTCATAGAGGACATGCAGCTTCCGCTGAATTCAGATATAAGTAATGCTCTTTATGTAGGCCTCCTTACAGATACAGGCTCATTTCATTATGCCAATACAACAATAAACGCTTTTTTAACTGCAACAAAACTCGTTAAATATGGTGCAGATCCTTCATCCATGGCAAAAAAGATCTTCGAAGAAGAAACATTAGCACACCTCAAGCTCATTGGCGTTGCACTTGGACGGATGAGCTTAAGAAACAAAATAGTATTTTCATATGTCACTTATGCCGATATGAAATCTCTAAACGCATCAGAAGAAGATGCGGAAGGCATTATAAACCTGGTTAGAAAATATAAAGATGCAGATGTCGCTATTCTTTTCAAAGAAGTCGGTAATAAAGTAATAAGAGTAAGTTTGAGAAGCAAGCGAAAAAATATCAATGTACAAGATATTGCAGTTTTATTCAATGGAGGCGGACATGCAGCAGCATCAGGCTGCACACTGCACGGAGATTTGCACGAAGCAATGGAGCAATTGCTCTCGAAAGCAGAAATTCTGATAAAAGATGCCGCTAAAAACAAATAA
- a CDS encoding UvrD-helicase domain-containing protein has product MKNFLKDLNSKQREAVLFNDSSLLIFAGAGSGKTKVITYKIAYLVESLLVPSSRILAVTFTNKAANEMKERVESLIGEHIKGLWIGTFHSMCVRILRKEIHLLGYDKDFTILDQDDSTRVIKKAMQQLDISTEYFNAKKIGQYISTAKRRLMDSNEFRENAKEYIEKIVLSIYKEYEKILKESNALDFDDLIMLTVKLLKNHKDVAYYYKDKFKYILVDEYQDINRSQYELLKILAEKHKKIIAVGDDDQSIYSFRGANTEFLLSFQENFPNVKTIKLERNYRSPQEILNVANELITHNRKRSEKKLYTKKKVPDAVSFYEAANGTDEARFIIKKIKDLHGDKGKQFSDFAILYRMNSQSRLFEERLLEEGIPYQIIGGTRFYGREEIKDIIAYLAVLNNPYDDINLRRIINVPHRKIGKATMNKIEAIKNKQGSTLYKAVHYIIENEELSPITKKLREFYQLMEDLKENSNKLSLRQLVEEILSRTGYIPYLLKKGIEGENKVENVKEFISVIKEFSEISEDDSLPSFLAHLSLITDIDSAQGDNRVMLMTLHSAKGLEFPVVFLAGMEEGYLPHYRSMEFDHTIEEERRLCYVGITRAQEKLYLTYAYRRNRYGTQSPVVASRFLSEIPKETVSEAKEEHKETKLAEGEKVLHRIWGVGKVLEVHLDNSDIPYAIIDFIKIGKKKLDLRYAPIERLTK; this is encoded by the coding sequence TTGAAAAATTTCTTAAAGGACCTAAACAGCAAACAAAGAGAAGCTGTTCTCTTCAACGACAGCTCGTTGCTTATATTTGCAGGGGCAGGTTCAGGAAAAACCAAAGTAATCACCTACAAGATAGCATACCTCGTAGAATCCCTTTTAGTTCCTTCGTCACGCATTCTTGCAGTAACCTTTACAAACAAAGCGGCAAATGAAATGAAAGAAAGAGTGGAGAGTCTCATAGGAGAACACATTAAAGGTCTTTGGATAGGCACATTTCACTCTATGTGTGTAAGAATATTGCGAAAAGAGATTCATCTACTTGGATATGACAAGGATTTCACGATTCTTGATCAAGATGATTCTACCCGTGTAATAAAAAAAGCAATGCAACAATTAGATATAAGCACGGAATACTTTAACGCTAAAAAAATAGGCCAATACATTTCAACTGCAAAAAGAAGGCTTATGGACAGTAATGAATTTAGAGAAAACGCAAAAGAATACATAGAAAAAATAGTTTTATCAATTTATAAAGAATATGAAAAAATTCTCAAAGAAAGCAATGCATTAGACTTTGACGACCTTATTATGCTCACGGTGAAACTACTTAAAAATCATAAAGATGTTGCATATTATTATAAAGACAAATTTAAATACATTCTCGTCGATGAATATCAAGATATCAATAGATCGCAATACGAACTATTAAAAATTCTTGCAGAAAAACATAAAAAAATTATAGCAGTAGGAGACGATGACCAAAGTATCTATTCATTCAGAGGCGCAAATACTGAATTTTTACTATCATTTCAAGAAAATTTTCCTAACGTAAAAACAATAAAGTTAGAAAGAAATTATCGCTCGCCGCAAGAGATATTAAATGTTGCAAACGAACTTATCACACATAATAGGAAAAGAAGCGAAAAAAAACTTTACACCAAAAAAAAGGTGCCAGATGCAGTAAGTTTTTACGAAGCGGCAAACGGGACAGATGAAGCAAGATTTATCATTAAAAAAATCAAAGACCTCCACGGGGATAAAGGAAAACAGTTTAGCGATTTTGCAATACTGTACCGAATGAATTCCCAATCAAGATTATTTGAAGAGCGCCTTTTAGAAGAAGGTATTCCATACCAGATTATCGGAGGTACAAGGTTCTACGGAAGAGAAGAAATAAAAGATATAATTGCATATCTCGCTGTTCTAAACAATCCTTATGATGATATAAACCTTCGAAGAATAATTAATGTGCCTCACAGAAAAATTGGCAAAGCAACAATGAATAAAATAGAAGCAATCAAAAACAAGCAAGGTAGCACATTATATAAAGCCGTACATTATATAATAGAAAATGAAGAATTATCTCCTATAACAAAGAAGCTCCGAGAATTTTATCAATTGATGGAAGACTTGAAAGAAAATAGCAATAAATTATCTTTAAGACAACTCGTAGAAGAAATTCTATCAAGAACAGGATACATTCCATATTTGTTAAAAAAAGGGATAGAAGGAGAAAATAAGGTAGAAAACGTAAAGGAATTTATCAGTGTAATAAAAGAATTCTCAGAAATTTCAGAGGATGATTCCCTTCCATCCTTTCTGGCCCATCTTTCACTCATCACAGATATCGATAGTGCCCAGGGTGATAATCGTGTGATGCTGATGACCTTACATAGTGCAAAAGGCCTTGAATTTCCTGTAGTATTTTTGGCAGGTATGGAAGAAGGTTATTTACCGCATTACCGGTCAATGGAATTCGACCACACGATAGAAGAAGAACGAAGACTTTGCTACGTCGGAATAACAAGAGCCCAGGAAAAGTTGTACTTAACTTACGCATACAGAAGAAACAGATATGGGACACAATCTCCAGTAGTAGCATCACGTTTTCTTTCGGAAATACCAAAAGAAACAGTTTCGGAAGCAAAAGAAGAGCATAAAGAAACAAAACTTGCAGAAGGGGAAAAAGTACTACATAGAATCTGGGGAGTTGGAAAAGTCCTTGAAGTACATCTCGATAACTCTGACATACCTTATGCCATAATTGATTTTATAAAAATAGGTAAAAAGAAATTGGATTTAAGATATGCGCCAATAGAAAGGCTTACAAAATGA
- a CDS encoding permease, whose amino-acid sequence MNILGTIIYSIIVIASYIYAVNKSKSSTKKAFKKGWLQLLKRLPLITAIFLLISLFDVFVPKNIVAAAIGRGKGFFSILLSALFGTIIAGPVSSSYPLGAVLLKKGTTIAVTAVFLNSWVMVGFVTIPFEISIFGKRFTFARNTLAFLGALIIGILTGLILTGSAL is encoded by the coding sequence ATGAACATTTTGGGCACCATAATTTATAGTATTATCGTTATTGCAAGCTATATATACGCTGTCAACAAAAGTAAAAGTAGCACGAAAAAGGCTTTCAAGAAGGGGTGGCTGCAATTATTAAAGCGGCTTCCCCTTATTACTGCCATTTTCCTTCTTATCAGTTTGTTTGATGTATTTGTACCAAAAAATATAGTTGCTGCTGCCATCGGGAGAGGCAAAGGTTTTTTTTCAATTCTGCTTTCTGCTCTTTTCGGAACAATTATTGCAGGCCCTGTTTCATCTTCATATCCTCTTGGTGCAGTACTACTTAAAAAGGGTACGACAATTGCTGTTACTGCTGTATTCTTGAATTCCTGGGTAATGGTGGGATTCGTAACAATACCATTTGAAATCTCCATATTTGGAAAACGTTTCACCTTCGCAAGAAATACACTTGCATTTCTTGGCGCACTTATTATTGGAATATTAACAGGATTAATTCTTACGGGAAGTGCGTTATGA
- a CDS encoding DUF5666 domain-containing protein: MKKSDDKLKDILNDFKNGLKLNGNMEGRLLGMIEKKERSIHHRKFLLGLVSVAIAAFLVVSSVAPVFGKSGTLPQVIAGLSLERSANSFKGSLSTEGRIIEELENQDLSPVDSIIIVALLKESEVSVNEIIEMRNEKIGWGKILSELNISVNNIKNTMEQAQDVTSEEEGNGEGEENRKEKKRENQNQLKFVVIKGILNAIDGNTITVNETKILLTEETIIKCKGKSVNVEDLSIRNEVLVKASKMEDVFEAKSILVFTNLKESKGTEQETKEFELRSDIVSFDGNILTISDFEGGIFVDENTKIQKKGEGRTDPSVLVVGDTVQIHIRKSNDKYYVTSIVILAKPENGNNEEENNEANNTEKSNAKKERFKGEVSVINPEDGTLSIVDCDILFKVSEDTLIISNGRAELSDINEGDSVEIIGTKQEEGEPVSVEKITATKKNKQQENNHNESNGNSKDKGKP, from the coding sequence GTGAAGAAATCTGATGATAAATTAAAAGATATATTGAACGATTTTAAAAACGGACTCAAATTAAATGGAAACATGGAGGGGAGGTTGTTAGGAATGATTGAAAAGAAGGAACGATCGATTCATCACAGGAAATTTTTATTAGGGCTTGTTAGCGTAGCTATTGCAGCTTTTCTTGTGGTTAGTTCGGTTGCACCTGTTTTTGGTAAGAGCGGTACACTCCCGCAGGTTATTGCGGGGCTTAGTTTAGAGCGGTCGGCAAATTCTTTCAAAGGTTCTCTTAGCACTGAGGGTCGGATAATTGAGGAGTTAGAGAATCAAGATCTTTCCCCTGTTGACAGCATCATTATTGTTGCGTTGCTTAAAGAATCTGAAGTGTCAGTCAACGAAATTATTGAGATGAGAAATGAAAAAATAGGGTGGGGGAAAATTTTGTCTGAGCTTAACATTTCTGTAAATAATATAAAAAATACAATGGAACAAGCTCAAGATGTTACCAGCGAAGAGGAGGGTAATGGCGAAGGAGAAGAAAACAGGAAAGAGAAGAAGAGAGAGAATCAAAATCAGTTAAAATTTGTTGTTATAAAAGGAATTTTAAATGCAATAGATGGAAATACAATTACTGTGAATGAGACAAAAATTTTACTGACAGAAGAAACCATTATTAAATGCAAAGGAAAATCTGTTAACGTAGAGGATCTCTCGATTAGGAATGAGGTGCTGGTAAAGGCATCAAAAATGGAGGATGTTTTTGAAGCTAAGTCAATTCTTGTTTTTACTAACTTGAAGGAAAGTAAGGGAACAGAACAAGAAACAAAAGAGTTTGAATTAAGGAGCGATATTGTTTCTTTTGATGGCAATATTTTAACAATAAGTGATTTTGAAGGTGGAATTTTTGTAGACGAAAATACAAAGATCCAGAAAAAAGGAGAAGGGAGAACGGATCCTTCAGTATTAGTTGTTGGCGATACTGTGCAAATACACATACGAAAGAGCAATGATAAATATTATGTAACTTCAATTGTTATTCTTGCAAAACCGGAAAACGGTAATAATGAAGAAGAAAATAATGAAGCAAACAACACTGAGAAATCAAATGCCAAGAAGGAAAGATTTAAAGGAGAAGTAAGCGTTATTAATCCGGAGGATGGCACACTCAGTATTGTTGATTGTGATATACTTTTTAAAGTTTCCGAAGATACGCTTATTATTTCAAATGGGAGAGCAGAACTTAGCGATATAAATGAAGGTGACAGTGTTGAAATTATTGGAACAAAACAAGAAGAAGGCGAACCTGTAAGTGTAGAAAAAATTACTGCAACCAAGAAAAATAAACAGCAAGAGAATAATCACAATGAAAGCAACGGAAACAGTAAAGATAAAGGCAAACCGTAA
- the sppA gene encoding signal peptide peptidase SppA has protein sequence MEKNKIFGIIVFILIIFVVLFSIFKSNTPTPSVSHNLVRTGDNISLIKIEGTIGTSTLGQQGISPDNIKELLNKAKSDASRALIIQIDSPGGAVEPTQEIYNNIQQFKKETGKKVYISMRSEAASGGYYIACAGDKIIAMPTTLTGSIGVIMRLTNYQGLLEKIGLKETVIKSGTYKDIGSPTRDITEEEQKMLQEIIDETYTQFLDTVLKARNIPLDDLKNIARGQIYTGIQAQRLGLVDDLGNLQDTIEIVKKDLNIQGTPIIIIHEKKQSILSLLNFKSNIPELNLLNNLKPVKLEYIMIP, from the coding sequence ATGGAAAAAAATAAAATATTCGGCATTATCGTTTTTATACTAATAATTTTTGTAGTATTATTTTCAATATTTAAAAGCAATACTCCTACTCCTTCTGTCTCACATAATCTTGTGCGAACAGGCGATAATATCTCGCTCATTAAAATTGAAGGAACAATAGGGACAAGCACTCTTGGCCAACAAGGGATATCACCAGATAACATAAAAGAGTTGCTTAATAAGGCAAAATCAGATGCTTCCAGGGCATTAATCATCCAAATAGATAGTCCCGGAGGTGCAGTAGAGCCAACACAAGAAATCTATAATAATATACAGCAGTTTAAAAAAGAAACAGGAAAAAAAGTATATATATCGATGAGAAGCGAAGCAGCATCTGGTGGGTATTACATCGCATGCGCCGGAGATAAAATCATTGCTATGCCAACAACTTTAACAGGAAGCATTGGTGTAATTATGAGACTTACAAACTATCAAGGATTACTGGAAAAAATTGGATTGAAAGAAACTGTAATAAAGAGTGGCACATATAAAGATATAGGTTCGCCTACAAGAGATATTACAGAGGAAGAACAAAAAATGCTACAAGAAATTATTGATGAAACATACACCCAATTCCTTGATACGGTTTTAAAAGCAAGAAATATTCCTTTGGATGATCTTAAAAATATAGCCCGGGGACAAATATACACCGGGATACAGGCCCAAAGATTAGGCCTTGTAGATGATCTTGGAAATCTACAGGATACAATTGAAATCGTTAAAAAAGATTTGAATATTCAGGGAACGCCAATTATTATTATCCATGAAAAAAAACAAAGTATCTTATCCTTATTAAATTTTAAAAGTAATATTCCCGAACTTAATTTACTTAACAATCTTAAACCTGTAAAACTCGAATATATTATGATACCATAG
- a CDS encoding PaaI family thioesterase gives MKKVNYCFVCSKTNPKGLHITFERIENMTLAKFVLEKEYEGYPGIVHGGILAAILDDAMGNIKYLEEYIAYTVEMSTRYINPSFIGEELQVRAWLESAQHKIVKTIGDIRDKKGIIKVRAKAKYYIKEKIEEHQ, from the coding sequence ATGAAAAAGGTAAATTACTGTTTTGTGTGCAGCAAAACCAACCCAAAAGGATTGCATATAACATTTGAGAGAATTGAAAATATGACTCTCGCAAAATTTGTGCTAGAAAAAGAATATGAAGGATATCCTGGCATCGTTCATGGAGGAATTCTTGCTGCGATTCTCGATGATGCAATGGGCAATATAAAGTATCTTGAAGAGTATATAGCATATACTGTAGAAATGAGCACAAGATATATAAATCCATCATTTATAGGAGAAGAACTGCAAGTAAGAGCATGGCTTGAAAGCGCTCAGCACAAAATCGTCAAAACGATTGGGGATATCAGAGATAAAAAAGGTATTATAAAAGTACGAGCAAAAGCCAAATATTATATCAAAGAAAAAATTGAAGAGCACCAATAA
- a CDS encoding cytochrome c biogenesis protein CcdA → MTNVSIAIALFAGILSFVSPCVLPLIPAYVSYISGVSLQEIQSGTASTKRITISAILFVLGFSTVFIALGASATTLGKLLATNMRTFRIIAGSIIILFGLHIIGILKLKFLNYEKKMQIKSKKTSLIGAYLMGFAFAFGWTPCVGPILGAILAETSTYTTMSKGIILLSFYSLGLGIPFILTAIAINKFFFLFKRIKKYFHTIEIISGLLLITLGLLLIFGNSIHF, encoded by the coding sequence ATGACTAATGTTTCTATCGCGATAGCACTGTTTGCTGGGATTTTATCTTTTGTTTCACCATGTGTCCTGCCGCTTATCCCTGCATATGTTTCTTACATATCAGGAGTATCGCTGCAGGAAATACAATCCGGAACTGCATCAACAAAAAGAATTACAATCAGTGCAATTTTATTTGTTTTGGGTTTTTCAACAGTTTTCATTGCTCTTGGCGCATCTGCCACTACTCTTGGTAAACTGTTAGCAACAAATATGAGGACGTTTCGCATTATTGCGGGTAGTATCATCATCTTATTCGGCTTGCACATTATTGGCATCCTCAAGTTAAAATTCTTAAATTACGAGAAAAAAATGCAAATAAAAAGCAAAAAAACTTCCCTGATAGGAGCATATCTAATGGGATTCGCCTTTGCATTTGGCTGGACACCATGTGTTGGTCCTATCCTGGGGGCAATACTTGCAGAAACAAGCACATACACCACTATGAGCAAAGGAATTATCCTGCTCTCGTTCTATTCACTCGGACTGGGTATTCCCTTTATTCTCACAGCAATTGCTATTAATAAGTTCTTTTTCTTATTTAAAAGAATCAAAAAATATTTTCATACCATTGAAATTATATCTGGACTACTACTCATTACTCTTGGTCTCTTGCTTATTTTTGGAAATAGCATACACTTTTAG
- a CDS encoding RNA polymerase sigma factor, translated as MEDKLKMLVLQIKSGDKDAFTEFYRLTVRYVYSVVYAYLLSNEDTEDVVQNTYLKLYVVRKRINPEESILAYMKRIAINYAFKQMRQKRQKRKVAIKETSFSKDEGTKELVQEALKKLDEKDRIVLVLHYLGNTPVKEISVLVNEKEGSVKSRLFRARKKLKEVIISEEI; from the coding sequence ATGGAAGATAAGTTAAAAATGCTTGTTCTACAAATTAAGAGTGGAGATAAAGATGCTTTTACGGAGTTTTATCGATTAACCGTTAGATATGTTTATAGTGTTGTTTATGCTTATCTTTTGTCAAACGAAGATACCGAGGATGTTGTTCAAAATACATATCTTAAGCTTTATGTAGTTAGAAAAAGAATAAATCCCGAGGAATCCATTCTGGCATATATGAAAAGAATTGCAATAAATTATGCTTTTAAGCAGATGAGACAGAAGAGACAGAAGAGAAAAGTGGCAATAAAAGAAACTTCTTTTTCAAAGGATGAGGGAACTAAAGAGTTGGTACAAGAAGCGCTTAAAAAACTAGACGAGAAAGATCGTATTGTTCTAGTGCTTCATTATTTAGGCAACACACCTGTTAAAGAAATTAGTGTGCTTGTCAACGAAAAAGAGGGAAGTGTTAAGTCAAGGCTTTTTAGAGCGAGGAAAAAATTAAAGGAGGTGATTATCAGTGAAGAAATCTGA